Proteins from a single region of Methanoculleus horonobensis:
- a CDS encoding amino acid kinase family protein, whose amino-acid sequence MTSLASPLVVKVGGSLFDRVVPLLDLFREAGRPVLIVPGGGKFADLVRRLDVSEDAAHWMAIAGMEQFGWYIASHGIPATSAVALPSEVAVLLPYCALREIDPLPHSWNVTSDTIAAWAARELSADLLLLKSVDGIRHRKKLLARIEDPTLTSDEVDPAFIRFVFDHNLTARVINGRHGDRVRSALRDEPVIGTLVDPRF is encoded by the coding sequence ATGACTTCGCTCGCATCCCCGCTGGTCGTCAAGGTCGGCGGGAGCCTCTTTGACCGGGTCGTCCCCCTGCTCGACCTCTTCAGGGAGGCCGGACGCCCGGTGCTGATCGTGCCCGGCGGCGGGAAGTTCGCCGACCTCGTCCGGCGGCTCGACGTCTCCGAGGACGCCGCTCACTGGATGGCGATCGCCGGTATGGAGCAGTTTGGGTGGTATATCGCCTCGCACGGCATCCCGGCAACCTCTGCCGTCGCGCTTCCTTCGGAAGTGGCGGTTCTCCTCCCCTACTGCGCTCTCCGTGAGATCGATCCCCTGCCCCACTCCTGGAACGTCACCTCAGACACCATCGCTGCGTGGGCCGCTCGCGAACTCTCGGCCGATCTCCTTCTCCTCAAGTCGGTCGACGGCATCCGTCACCGCAAGAAGCTCCTCGCGCGCATCGAGGATCCCACGCTCACTTCCGATGAGGTCGATCCCGCGTTCATCCGATTCGTCTTCGATCACAACCTCACGGCGCGGGTGATCAACGGCAGGCACGGCGACCGCGTCCGCAGTGCGCTTCGTGACGAGCCGGTCATCGGGACTCTCGTCGATCCG
- a CDS encoding SLC13 family permease — protein sequence MSRVAFIIASILVFFVVLAIPVDPTVLAPEAKAVAAVTILMVLLWVTGVIPLEATALLPLVLFPVLGVLSPVKVAESYGNEVIFLFLGGFIIAMSMQRWGLHRRIALHIIRLVGTSPRRLVLGFMVATTFLSMWISNTATAMMMIPIAVAIILTIIPGTDKALENLDRKEQALARCLLLSIPYAASIGGIATIIGTPPNGIFISQLATIFPDAPTIDFFTWMKFGVPFAAVFLILAWLWLIEVPYRQMGSSLPSAREIIREELEKLGSISTGERWTLIVFTLTALAWVFEQTKEIGGFVIPGLDMIFPGIKDSTIAIFGALLLFVLPVDAKKGIFTMEWEWAVKIPWGILLLFGGGIALSNGFLASGLAAAIVESLTLIHGLPVILLILIVALGVSFASEIASNTAMAAVLMPIMAVTAVSMGLNPIVLMMTAAVCASMAFMLPVATPPNAVAYGSGYITARDLLRSGWALDLIGVALWMICLYTIVLWALGVPLEIPAWAL from the coding sequence ATGAGCAGGGTCGCCTTCATCATCGCATCAATCCTCGTCTTCTTCGTGGTTCTGGCGATTCCCGTCGATCCCACCGTCCTCGCGCCCGAGGCCAAAGCCGTCGCGGCAGTGACCATCCTGATGGTTCTCCTCTGGGTCACGGGCGTCATCCCCCTCGAGGCGACCGCCCTGCTTCCGCTGGTCCTCTTCCCGGTGCTCGGGGTTCTCTCGCCGGTGAAGGTGGCGGAATCATACGGCAACGAGGTGATCTTCCTCTTCCTCGGGGGGTTCATCATCGCCATGTCGATGCAGCGGTGGGGCCTGCACCGGCGGATCGCGTTGCATATCATACGTCTCGTGGGGACGAGCCCGAGGCGCCTGGTGCTCGGGTTCATGGTCGCTACCACGTTCCTCTCGATGTGGATCTCAAACACTGCAACAGCGATGATGATGATCCCGATCGCGGTCGCGATCATCCTGACGATCATTCCCGGGACCGACAAAGCCCTTGAGAATCTCGACAGGAAAGAGCAGGCTCTCGCCCGGTGCCTCCTCCTCTCCATCCCCTACGCCGCGAGCATCGGGGGGATCGCCACGATCATCGGCACGCCCCCGAACGGGATCTTCATCTCCCAGCTCGCGACGATCTTTCCCGACGCGCCCACCATCGATTTCTTCACCTGGATGAAGTTCGGCGTCCCGTTCGCCGCCGTATTCCTCATCCTTGCCTGGCTCTGGCTGATCGAGGTTCCCTACCGGCAGATGGGATCGAGCCTCCCAAGCGCCCGGGAGATCATCCGCGAGGAGCTCGAGAAACTCGGTTCGATCTCCACCGGGGAGCGGTGGACGCTGATCGTCTTTACCCTGACCGCCCTCGCCTGGGTCTTCGAGCAGACGAAGGAGATCGGCGGGTTCGTCATCCCCGGCCTCGATATGATCTTCCCCGGGATCAAGGACTCCACCATCGCGATCTTTGGTGCTCTCCTCCTCTTCGTCCTTCCGGTCGACGCGAAGAAGGGCATCTTTACGATGGAGTGGGAGTGGGCGGTGAAGATCCCCTGGGGGATCCTCCTCCTCTTCGGCGGCGGTATCGCCCTCTCGAACGGGTTCCTCGCGAGCGGACTCGCCGCGGCGATCGTCGAGTCGCTCACGCTCATCCACGGGCTCCCGGTCATCCTCCTGATCCTCATCGTGGCGCTGGGGGTCTCGTTTGCCTCGGAGATCGCCTCGAACACGGCCATGGCCGCCGTCCTGATGCCGATCATGGCGGTCACTGCCGTCAGCATGGGCTTGAACCCGATCGTCCTGATGATGACCGCCGCGGTCTGCGCCTCGATGGCGTTCATGCTCCCGGTCGCCACCCCGCCGAACGCCGTCGCCTACGGGAGCGGCTACATCACCGCAAGAGATCTGCTCCGGTCCGGTTGGGCGCTCGACCTCATCGGCGTGGCGCTCTGGATGATCTGCCTCTACACGATCGTCCTCTGGGCGCTCGGGGTTCCCCTGGAGATTCCCGCCTGGGCGCTCTGA
- the codB gene encoding cytosine permease, which translates to MRTERGGEPGWSSTEDYPLSAVPDEARRGFWPMTLVLLGFTFFSATMWGGATIGVAFPFWPDLALVILLGSAILAFYVAGLGYVGFRSGLSTVLSARFAFGDAGSRWPDILLGLTQVGWYAWGTATITIVLARLLDLDPGWKAPLMLVFGFVFCLTAYIGYRGIAALSWISVPAMLLLIAASASVALRDAGSAADLLPPGTVEALTVAEALTIVVGTFVSGGTQVANWTRFSGSARTAVGSTFLAFFFGNGLMVAVGAFGAAVYGLSDIVEVLAVQGLLSAGILMLFLNIWTTQDNTIYNFSVAGCHFFRTERRRLVTFAGAAAGTALALLGMYNWLIPYMTLLGTFIPPLGGVIMADFFVRHRGRYPAPGEEAVPRFNLQGIAAYAVGSLAALLVPGIPPVNGIVAAFLAYACLVRLPAHINRSNRSRETRQMGQVSGGSFRAQR; encoded by the coding sequence ATTCGGACCGAACGGGGCGGCGAGCCGGGATGGAGCAGCACGGAGGATTATCCGCTCTCCGCGGTCCCGGACGAGGCGCGGCGTGGATTCTGGCCGATGACACTGGTGCTGCTCGGATTCACCTTCTTCTCCGCCACGATGTGGGGCGGCGCGACCATCGGGGTTGCGTTCCCGTTCTGGCCCGATCTCGCTCTGGTCATCCTCCTCGGGAGCGCGATACTCGCGTTCTATGTCGCCGGCCTCGGGTACGTCGGCTTCAGGAGCGGCCTTTCCACCGTCCTCTCCGCGCGGTTCGCCTTCGGGGACGCGGGGAGCCGATGGCCCGACATCCTCCTCGGGCTCACTCAGGTCGGATGGTATGCCTGGGGAACCGCGACGATCACGATCGTCCTTGCCCGCCTGCTGGACCTTGATCCGGGGTGGAAAGCGCCCCTGATGCTCGTCTTCGGGTTCGTCTTCTGCCTGACGGCGTATATCGGCTACCGCGGGATTGCAGCCCTCTCGTGGATCTCGGTTCCGGCGATGCTCCTCCTCATCGCCGCAAGCGCCTCGGTCGCCCTCAGGGACGCCGGGAGTGCGGCCGATCTCCTCCCGCCGGGCACCGTGGAGGCGCTTACGGTCGCCGAAGCGCTCACGATCGTCGTCGGCACCTTCGTCTCCGGCGGCACCCAGGTCGCGAACTGGACCCGCTTCTCCGGGTCGGCGCGCACCGCCGTCGGTTCTACGTTCCTCGCCTTCTTCTTCGGGAACGGACTGATGGTCGCCGTCGGGGCCTTCGGTGCCGCCGTCTACGGCCTCTCCGACATCGTCGAGGTTCTGGCGGTTCAGGGTCTTCTTTCCGCCGGCATCCTGATGCTCTTCTTGAACATCTGGACGACCCAGGACAACACCATCTACAACTTCTCGGTTGCCGGCTGCCACTTCTTCAGGACAGAACGCCGAAGGCTGGTCACCTTCGCCGGCGCCGCTGCAGGGACAGCCCTCGCGCTCCTCGGGATGTACAACTGGTTGATCCCCTACATGACCCTCCTCGGAACGTTCATCCCTCCGCTCGGCGGGGTGATCATGGCCGACTTCTTCGTCCGCCACCGGGGACGCTACCCCGCACCCGGGGAGGAGGCCGTCCCCCGGTTCAACCTGCAGGGGATCGCGGCGTATGCTGTCGGCTCTCTCGCCGCCCTCCTGGTTCCGGGCATCCCCCCGGTGAACGGCATCGTCGCCGCGTTCCTCGCCTACGCCTGTCTCGTCCGGCTCCCGGCTCACATAAACCGCTCGAACCGGTCGCGGGAGACCCGGCAGATGGGGCAGGTCTCGGGCGGCTCGTTCCGGGCGCAGAGGTAA
- a CDS encoding phospholipase D-like domain-containing protein produces the protein MHRIAAAVLLLCLLAGAAAGIQIVEFCPDSYLSGDPDEYLVLEGTGLLDGYALSDGEGGYRFPPGTRIDGRLTVARSGAAFERSHGYLPDFEIEERTSAVPDVSPNGNLLMANRADELLLYRGTTLVQQIAWPGDVCAREGQIHYFEDGVWDPRPLFIGQSRLKPQTFEDVAVTAFAAPDCSYEVFSAAVAGAQREILVNVYEFTDEKMASDLISALERGVAVTVLLEGGPVGGLSPEGRAVAGALNRSGIPVLSMTTTDAAHAKYRYDHAKYLVIDGSTVLVGSENFKPGGYPAPGLQGNRGWGVLLEDLELAAYFREVFLFDAAGGDIVPLGGTATELYTPWAPDYEVEFVPCRAEGARVTPVVSPDTSSLILELIEGAETSIAIEQAYITNETACDFNPYLAAAIDASRRGVAVRVLLDSAWFNTEGDADNDEMVENINRIAAAEGLPLEARLADLEANNLDKIHNKGVIVDGHTVLVSSINWNANSPAFNREVGVIVEHPEIGAYYAAVFEDDWDASDRSNANGAPGPDRIKTAAAACILIALTGLYLYRRRRT, from the coding sequence ATGCACCGGATCGCCGCCGCTGTCCTGCTCCTCTGCCTCCTTGCCGGCGCGGCCGCCGGTATTCAGATCGTCGAGTTCTGCCCGGACTCCTACCTCTCCGGCGACCCCGACGAGTACCTGGTGCTCGAGGGGACGGGGCTCCTCGACGGCTACGCCCTCTCGGACGGCGAAGGCGGCTACCGGTTCCCGCCCGGAACGCGGATAGACGGACGGCTGACGGTCGCGAGGAGCGGGGCCGCGTTCGAGCGGTCGCATGGCTACCTCCCCGACTTCGAGATCGAGGAGCGGACGTCGGCCGTGCCGGACGTGAGCCCGAACGGAAACCTCCTGATGGCAAACCGGGCAGACGAACTCCTCCTCTACCGGGGAACAACCCTTGTCCAGCAGATCGCCTGGCCCGGCGACGTCTGTGCCCGGGAAGGGCAGATCCACTACTTCGAGGACGGTGTCTGGGACCCGCGCCCGCTCTTTATCGGCCAGTCACGCCTTAAGCCCCAAACATTCGAGGACGTCGCGGTGACCGCGTTTGCCGCCCCGGACTGCTCCTACGAGGTCTTCTCGGCAGCCGTCGCGGGGGCACAGCGCGAGATCCTGGTGAATGTCTACGAGTTCACCGACGAAAAGATGGCGAGCGACCTCATCTCCGCCCTTGAGAGAGGGGTTGCCGTGACCGTCCTCCTCGAAGGCGGGCCGGTGGGCGGTCTCTCGCCGGAGGGGCGCGCGGTCGCGGGCGCCCTCAACCGGAGCGGCATCCCGGTTCTCTCGATGACGACGACGGATGCCGCCCACGCGAAGTACCGCTACGACCACGCCAAGTATCTCGTCATCGACGGAAGCACCGTCCTCGTCGGGAGCGAGAACTTCAAGCCCGGCGGCTACCCGGCGCCGGGGCTGCAGGGCAACCGCGGGTGGGGCGTCCTCCTCGAGGACCTAGAACTCGCGGCCTACTTCCGGGAGGTCTTCCTCTTCGATGCGGCGGGCGGCGACATCGTCCCGCTCGGGGGCACGGCGACCGAGCTCTACACGCCCTGGGCGCCCGACTACGAGGTCGAGTTCGTCCCCTGCCGCGCGGAGGGGGCGCGGGTGACCCCGGTCGTATCCCCGGATACGAGCAGCCTCATCCTCGAACTGATCGAGGGGGCGGAGACGAGCATCGCGATCGAGCAGGCCTACATCACGAACGAGACGGCCTGTGACTTCAACCCTTACCTCGCGGCCGCGATCGACGCTTCCCGGCGGGGCGTCGCGGTCCGGGTGCTCCTTGACTCCGCCTGGTTCAACACCGAGGGCGACGCGGACAACGACGAGATGGTCGAGAACATCAACCGGATTGCCGCGGCCGAAGGGCTGCCGCTCGAGGCACGGCTCGCCGACCTCGAAGCGAATAACCTCGACAAGATCCACAACAAGGGCGTCATCGTCGACGGCCATACGGTGCTCGTCAGCAGCATCAACTGGAACGCCAACTCACCGGCGTTCAACCGGGAGGTGGGCGTGATCGTCGAGCACCCGGAGATCGGCGCGTACTACGCCGCCGTCTTCGAAGACGACTGGGATGCTTCGGACAGGAGTAACGCGAACGGCGCTCCGGGGCCCGACCGGATCAAAACAGCAGCGGCGGCATGCATACTCATCGCGCTGACGGGGCTCTACCTCTACCGGCGGCGGCGCACCTGA
- a CDS encoding glutaredoxin family protein: MQHVPGVDRGRVMLYALSTCGWCARTKELLTDLGVGFSYVYVDLLAGEERDRVVREVERWNPSLSFPTVVIGEEKVIVGFREDEIREAVGA; encoded by the coding sequence GTGCAGCACGTGCCTGGAGTCGACCGCGGCAGGGTAATGCTCTATGCCCTGAGCACCTGCGGCTGGTGTGCCCGCACAAAGGAACTTCTCACCGACCTCGGCGTTGGGTTCTCGTACGTCTACGTAGACCTGCTCGCGGGGGAGGAGCGCGACCGCGTGGTCAGGGAGGTCGAACGCTGGAACCCCAGCCTCTCGTTTCCGACGGTCGTCATCGGTGAGGAGAAGGTGATCGTGGGGTTCCGGGAAGACGAGATCCGGGAGGCGGTCGGTGCCTGA
- the ftsA gene encoding coenzyme F390 synthetase, which translates to MTGNRYHDPAVETLARSDLDTLIDERIRLTIRYAREHSPFYRRWFERHNIRPEAIREHEDLRDLPIISGATIRRYQPPHEEEFCFKSVPWEAVFTVNETSGTSGIPKSFFLTWEDWERYAEKYARLFISQGFEAGDRVVVCASYGMNVGANTMTLAARDIGMAIVPEGKCTFPVRVMEQYRPTALIGSVFKFLRLARRMEAEGHPPQDAGVKRLVVGGESFAPESRRYLEEVWGCPVYNSYGSTEGTMCGECIRQAGLHVPEDLVHFDLYDPGMNRFVHDGETGRLVYTTLLAPGKRAGTLLINYDTEDTCSVVSRERCGCGRTHMRIASPRREAETIRIGDIALNRVDVEAAVFAPENMAYLNGEYEAFVYGGDEAGETVLRVSMECLDPARVDPAAVEETFIAALLRSVPALSGAYEDGSLQILCSVTPPGGLELHRAPGRPKRIVDRR; encoded by the coding sequence ATGACAGGCAACCGATATCATGACCCGGCGGTGGAGACGCTTGCGCGATCGGATCTCGATACGCTGATCGACGAGCGGATCCGCCTGACCATCCGGTATGCGAGGGAGCACTCGCCCTTCTACCGCCGGTGGTTCGAGCGGCACAACATCCGCCCGGAGGCTATCCGGGAGCACGAGGATCTCCGTGACCTCCCCATCATCTCCGGGGCGACGATCCGGCGGTACCAGCCCCCGCACGAAGAGGAGTTCTGCTTCAAGAGCGTCCCCTGGGAGGCGGTCTTCACAGTCAACGAGACCTCAGGGACGAGCGGTATCCCGAAGAGTTTCTTCCTCACCTGGGAGGACTGGGAGCGGTATGCGGAGAAGTACGCCCGGCTCTTCATATCGCAGGGGTTCGAGGCCGGCGACCGGGTGGTGGTCTGCGCCTCCTACGGGATGAACGTCGGCGCGAACACCATGACCCTCGCCGCCCGGGACATCGGGATGGCGATCGTCCCGGAGGGGAAGTGCACCTTCCCGGTCAGGGTGATGGAACAGTACCGCCCGACGGCGTTGATCGGGAGCGTCTTCAAGTTTCTGCGGCTCGCCCGCAGGATGGAGGCGGAAGGGCACCCGCCACAGGACGCGGGCGTGAAACGCCTCGTCGTCGGGGGCGAGAGTTTCGCCCCGGAGTCGAGGCGCTACCTGGAGGAGGTCTGGGGATGCCCGGTCTACAACTCCTACGGGAGCACCGAGGGGACGATGTGCGGCGAGTGCATCCGCCAGGCAGGGCTGCACGTCCCCGAGGATCTGGTTCACTTCGACCTCTACGACCCCGGGATGAACCGGTTCGTCCATGACGGCGAAACCGGGCGGCTGGTCTATACGACGCTCCTTGCGCCGGGAAAGAGGGCGGGGACGCTCCTCATCAACTACGATACGGAGGATACCTGCTCGGTCGTCTCCCGGGAGCGGTGCGGGTGCGGCCGGACGCACATGCGGATCGCCTCCCCCCGGCGGGAGGCGGAGACGATCCGGATCGGGGATATCGCGCTCAACCGCGTGGACGTGGAGGCGGCGGTCTTTGCGCCCGAGAACATGGCCTACCTGAACGGGGAGTACGAGGCGTTCGTCTACGGTGGCGACGAGGCGGGGGAGACCGTCCTCCGGGTGAGCATGGAGTGTCTCGATCCCGCCCGCGTTGATCCGGCGGCGGTTGAGGAGACTTTCATCGCTGCCCTTTTGCGGTCGGTTCCGGCCCTTTCGGGGGCATACGAGGACGGATCGCTGCAGATCCTCTGCAGCGTCACGCCGCCGGGCGGGCTCGAGCTCCACCGGGCGCCCGGCCGGCCGAAGCGGATCGTCGACCGGCGGTGA
- a CDS encoding winged helix-turn-helix domain-containing protein: MDDVNLPPSSRKILLLLEDGGSLTHKELVRLSSLAPRTVRYALKRLKDNDMIVEKFNFRDARQILYEYKDSQMVSAQ; the protein is encoded by the coding sequence ATGGATGATGTGAACCTCCCCCCTTCATCGAGAAAGATCCTCCTCCTGCTCGAGGACGGGGGTTCTCTGACCCACAAGGAGCTCGTCCGCCTCAGCAGCCTTGCCCCCCGCACCGTCCGGTATGCTTTAAAGCGACTCAAAGACAACGATATGATCGTGGAGAAGTTCAACTTCAGGGATGCACGGCAGATCCTCTACGAGTACAAAGACTCCCAGATGGTGTCTGCGCAATGA
- a CDS encoding MBL fold metallo-hydrolase: MLQDQQWQPVPGTAGAEIYPFIRKPDVTCSNAYLIRTPGEILLIDTGADAGQMERILELVGDLLLEAPRPILLFLTHCHADHCFQAIRNPRFRALPDLSIAAEETGAQVLESGDTVRTVAELMGREIEPLPVALPLLAIGDHETLEIDGAALLHRQQIPLRSGDTLTVYHTPGHSPDSICIRLGEYLFIGDLLFSASPGVAGLSGWDQPALLETVGRVRWIFANEPVSLCCPGHGRCVAATAMPGLLDRLERDAAELASIGPFDRGRLDDSLEHAVDLLQEVNRIFAAVSGRLYALAYRLEELGEDEEARRYQELLESDQIDGVLADFSQFADEFNAGKRLKVQLVLKAVQAIQRIETHFAGDRLNHVVDAALLRRADRLLTDFMNTVFGYRDAGCLSSVDPPSMLREIAAAVSTPPFSDEAFIEAADDPVAYRAELVSRLAYLPLLEDVELVLDAVGSFPPVLVDRERFSDEVVGVLEGMAAAGAREIRLVLRREEDTAGLLIEASVPLSPRRIRFYRRKFGLSGAALAVSGDGAGLFLLFKPASS, encoded by the coding sequence ATGCTCCAGGATCAACAATGGCAACCGGTGCCGGGTACAGCCGGTGCCGAGATCTACCCCTTCATCCGGAAACCGGACGTCACCTGTTCGAACGCCTATCTCATCCGGACACCCGGCGAGATCCTGCTCATCGATACGGGGGCGGACGCCGGACAGATGGAGCGGATCCTCGAACTGGTGGGCGACCTTCTTTTGGAGGCACCTCGCCCGATTCTCCTCTTCCTCACCCATTGCCACGCCGACCACTGTTTCCAGGCCATCCGGAACCCCCGGTTCCGGGCCCTCCCGGATCTCAGCATTGCCGCAGAGGAGACGGGCGCGCAGGTGCTTGAATCCGGCGACACCGTCCGGACTGTTGCGGAACTGATGGGGAGGGAGATCGAGCCGCTCCCGGTCGCTCTCCCTCTGCTCGCTATCGGCGACCACGAAACCCTGGAGATAGACGGCGCCGCTCTCCTCCACCGGCAACAGATACCGCTCCGTTCCGGCGATACTCTTACGGTCTATCATACACCGGGGCATTCACCCGATAGTATCTGTATTCGACTCGGCGAATACCTCTTCATCGGCGACCTCCTCTTCTCCGCGAGCCCCGGAGTTGCCGGGCTTTCGGGGTGGGATCAGCCGGCGCTGCTCGAGACCGTAGGGAGGGTCAGGTGGATCTTCGCCAACGAGCCCGTCAGCCTCTGCTGCCCGGGCCACGGCAGGTGTGTCGCGGCTACGGCGATGCCGGGGCTCCTCGACCGGCTCGAGAGGGATGCTGCGGAGCTCGCCAGCATAGGCCCCTTCGACCGAGGACGGCTCGATGACTCGCTGGAGCACGCCGTCGACCTGCTCCAGGAGGTCAACCGGATCTTTGCAGCGGTTTCAGGGCGGCTTTACGCCCTCGCCTACCGCCTCGAAGAACTCGGTGAGGATGAAGAGGCCCGGCGCTACCAGGAACTTCTGGAGTCCGACCAGATTGACGGTGTCCTTGCGGACTTTTCACAGTTTGCCGACGAGTTCAACGCGGGAAAGAGGCTCAAGGTCCAGCTCGTTCTCAAAGCGGTTCAGGCGATCCAGCGGATCGAGACCCACTTTGCAGGCGACCGGCTGAACCACGTCGTCGATGCAGCGCTCCTCCGCCGGGCTGATCGTCTGCTCACCGATTTCATGAACACGGTCTTCGGGTACCGGGACGCCGGCTGCCTCTCCTCCGTGGATCCCCCGTCGATGCTTCGCGAGATCGCCGCCGCGGTCTCGACACCCCCGTTCTCGGACGAGGCGTTCATCGAAGCGGCGGACGATCCGGTGGCATACCGGGCGGAACTCGTCTCCCGTCTCGCCTACCTCCCGCTCCTGGAGGACGTCGAGCTCGTTTTAGATGCCGTAGGATCTTTCCCGCCGGTGCTGGTCGACCGGGAACGGTTCAGCGACGAGGTCGTCGGTGTCCTCGAGGGTATGGCGGCCGCCGGCGCCCGCGAGATCCGGCTCGTTCTCCGGCGGGAGGAGGATACCGCCGGGCTCCTGATCGAGGCGTCCGTTCCCCTCTCCCCCCGGAGAATCCGGTTCTACCGGCGGAAGTTCGGACTCTCAGGAGCGGCGCTTGCGGTCTCCGGGGATGGTGCCGGCCTCTTCCTGCTCTTCAAGCCCGCTTCCTCCTGA
- a CDS encoding DUF3821 domain-containing protein yields the protein MTPEWIRRRGPVILLAVCIIALCVGQAGARGPTVRDIQPHDAIFVYEEGLDLSQLRNATTNNPVTELRRYQDDRPDRGVERSIPVADDTNFEVQEFQVREDYGTYYAFNPTDGATGEVMIREPMLFLDVVLANPYHNEPLEGLTVSPNTRIAFRVSAPDVGAYYQANGVYPATIDILLTTPGGAETTRIGGVNLAGLNVSSTRFYTDDSGRPGAVRLGDIGEPGTYSVRAVWRMPAGFDGSAPDSKPVTFTVANRVGVDTTPTPTATVTATPTATPAPTTAPPTTVPTTEPTMTPTPTATAEPATPTPTAAPLPAALAVAAVGFALALAGRRR from the coding sequence ATGACACCAGAGTGGATCCGCAGGCGAGGCCCCGTCATCCTCCTCGCCGTCTGCATCATCGCCCTCTGTGTGGGGCAGGCCGGAGCCCGCGGGCCGACTGTCCGCGACATCCAGCCTCACGATGCGATCTTCGTCTACGAAGAGGGGCTCGACCTCTCGCAACTCCGTAACGCGACCACGAATAACCCCGTCACGGAGCTGCGGCGATATCAGGACGACAGACCCGACCGGGGAGTCGAGAGAAGCATCCCGGTCGCCGACGACACGAACTTCGAGGTGCAGGAGTTCCAGGTGCGGGAAGACTACGGAACCTACTACGCCTTCAACCCCACGGACGGGGCGACGGGCGAGGTCATGATCCGCGAACCGATGCTCTTCCTCGACGTGGTGCTCGCGAACCCCTACCACAACGAGCCGCTGGAAGGGCTGACCGTCTCCCCGAACACCCGGATAGCGTTCAGGGTCTCCGCTCCCGACGTCGGGGCGTATTACCAGGCGAACGGGGTCTACCCGGCGACGATCGATATCCTGCTCACCACGCCGGGCGGTGCGGAGACGACGAGGATCGGCGGGGTCAACCTGGCCGGGCTGAACGTCAGTTCCACCCGGTTCTACACCGACGACTCCGGCAGACCCGGCGCGGTTCGGCTTGGGGATATCGGCGAACCGGGAACCTACTCCGTCAGAGCGGTATGGAGGATGCCGGCCGGGTTTGACGGCAGTGCTCCCGACTCCAAACCGGTGACGTTCACGGTAGCAAACCGCGTCGGGGTGGATACGACGCCGACGCCCACCGCAACCGTGACGGCCACGCCGACGGCAACTCCGGCGCCGACCACCGCACCCCCGACGACCGTGCCCACGACCGAACCGACAATGACGCCGACACCCACCGCGACGGCGGAACCGGCAACCCCGACACCGACCGCAGCGCCGCTCCCGGCCGCCCTGGCCGTAGCGGCGGTCGGGTTCGCCCTGGCGCTCGCCGGCAGGCGGCGGTAA
- a CDS encoding ferredoxin-thioredoxin reductase catalytic domain-containing protein produces the protein MPDAVNDGEVNRLMRDLEAEAEAGGYHTNPDREFTCDLVRGLLANRERYGYISCPCRLATGNRDDDLDIICPCDYRDPDLADYGACYCALYVTADVESGKRAAAPVPERRPPPAERKRQKEERAVVGRAPGALNYPVWRCRVCGYLCARNEPPETCPICRVSRDRFERFM, from the coding sequence GTGCCTGATGCGGTGAACGACGGGGAGGTGAACCGGCTCATGCGCGACCTCGAAGCCGAGGCGGAGGCCGGCGGGTACCACACGAATCCCGACCGGGAGTTCACCTGCGATCTCGTCAGAGGGCTGCTCGCGAACCGGGAGCGTTACGGCTACATCTCCTGCCCCTGCAGGCTCGCCACGGGGAACCGGGACGACGACCTTGACATCATCTGCCCCTGCGACTACCGCGACCCCGACCTCGCCGATTACGGGGCCTGCTACTGCGCCCTCTACGTCACCGCCGACGTGGAGAGCGGGAAGCGTGCTGCTGCCCCCGTTCCGGAACGGCGGCCGCCCCCGGCGGAGCGCAAGCGGCAGAAAGAGGAGCGCGCCGTGGTGGGCCGCGCACCGGGAGCCCTGAACTATCCGGTCTGGCGGTGCCGGGTCTGCGGTTACCTCTGCGCCCGGAACGAGCCGCCCGAGACCTGCCCCATCTGCCGGGTCTCCCGCGACCGGTTCGAGCGGTTTATGTGA
- a CDS encoding transcriptional regulator, which yields MTEPSSCDIMRCDILVRQLLPQMRAEMVYRLVNERGISQSEASKRLGISRAAVSQYMSRKRGFTREDLPDTLESVIERWVSAVASGEGTITICDVCRSADIVGKR from the coding sequence ATGACCGAGCCGTCTTCCTGCGACATCATGCGATGCGACATCCTCGTCCGGCAGCTGCTTCCGCAGATGCGTGCCGAGATGGTCTACCGCCTGGTGAACGAGCGCGGGATCAGCCAGAGCGAGGCCTCAAAGCGCCTCGGAATCAGCAGGGCCGCGGTATCCCAGTACATGAGCCGGAAGCGTGGATTTACCCGGGAAGATCTCCCCGACACCCTTGAATCGGTCATTGAACGGTGGGTCTCCGCCGTCGCCTCGGGCGAGGGAACGATCACCATCTGCGATGTCTGCCGTTCCGCCGATATCGTCGGCAAACGGTGA